In Thermococcus chitonophagus, the genomic stretch CTTTGTCTGGGGGGTGCTCAAGATAGGCCTTGCATTCTTTGCACACTGGCCTTCCATTTATTATGAATATCTTCGTTACCCTCTCATCGTTTATGCAGAGTGAGCACCTGAGCATCTTACCACCTTATAACTCAAGTTTGCTCCTCTTTACTAGGGGGGCAACTTCTCTGGCGACCCTTCTAACGCTGAACAACGTTAGTGGATCCATCTGCTTCAGCTGAACCAGTAGGCAACCGCTTATCCTGACATCTATGTACTTCTTGGCTTCCATTGCTACCTTTAGGAATTCCCTAACACTTTCGGCCCTTTCAAAGTCTAGTCCCGCCTTTCTTAGCCTCTCAACATTTAGCTCATGGATGGTTAGCGGTTGCAGGAACATCTCATCAATCCCTAGAGATGCTGCAAGCTCCGCGATCTTTGGAATATCCTCGTCGTTTATTCCGGGCATGAATATCGTCCGCACGGCCGAGACTACGCTCTTATCTTCTCCAACTATCCTTAATGCGTTAACAACGGCATCAAATGTATCTGCATTGGTTATCATCTTGTGTTTTTCTCTTGTCGCTGCATCGAGGCTTATCATGACTATATCAAAATCAAGCTTCTCCCATAGTTCTCTCGTGAGGAGGGAGCCGTTGGTCTGGAGATCTAGTCTGGC encodes the following:
- a CDS encoding radical SAM protein, whose protein sequence is MKKYSWEEFARLMGVEPQVLENKEARLLKKFVDEITWPTHCNYCQGLDLSNPNPVHHPSYELTPACNHDCIFCYSNVAVKLGKAPKPGYYGWDNPKAITVSQYGEPLLSPRIVEVNKMLRERFPEARLDLQTNGSLLTRELWEKLDFDIVMISLDAATREKHKMITNADTFDAVVNALRIVGEDKSVVSAVRTIFMPGINDEDIPKIAELAASLGIDEMFLQPLTIHELNVERLRKAGLDFERAESVREFLKVAMEAKKYIDVRISGCLLVQLKQMDPLTLFSVRRVAREVAPLVKRSKLEL